The following are from one region of the Phycisphaerae bacterium genome:
- a CDS encoding glycogen debranching enzyme family protein yields the protein MDAANGQDDKKGITLNAQNFRIDSRRCGDIQAGRQLEWIVVNGRGGYASAAVNQMLTRRYHGLLVAAVEPPVGRYVLLAKLEATAVVDGLTYELGTNDFPEVVAPNGYRLLDSFSLRPFPTWRWRVGDSLIEQSLCTVEGEDTTYVRYRLLQGDTPVTLTVRPLCTSRHFHHLKRATDLREPTVQADAGGLTVKWDDGLPSMRLSHNGQFRPRSDWYYNFELATERDRGYDFAQDLFMPGPITMTLRRGDANGMIFAASTHHERTWQAHESAFAAAAERDEDILAATPESEPLVSALARASGDFIVRRDDLYTVIAGYPWFEDWGRDTFISLPGLCLVTGRFEQARDIIRTFAGYVDQGMIPNRFPSYGEPPTYNTVDGTLWYVHAIGRYLAYSGDWSFIANEIYPVVTQIIEWHEKGTRHGIHQTEDGLLFSGEEGYALTWMDARFGDRSITPRIGKAVEICALWYNALRIAASFADRMQDTARAKRWRATADLAHASFNERFWRRDLCCLYDVVDVNGRQGETDGSVRPNQLMAISLTYPVLEESRRRAVVAMCERDLLTPMGLRTLSPSDPNYRAHYQGSVEARDEAYHQGTVWPWLLGPFVTAYIRAYEGLETARKKARVFLDGLLFHLEEAGIGSISEVADGDPPHMPGGCPWQAWSVAEPLRALCEDILATHPMQPSRKDASSPQRVPAGTTGVR from the coding sequence ATGGATGCCGCGAACGGACAAGATGACAAGAAGGGTATCACTTTGAACGCGCAGAACTTCCGAATCGACTCTCGGAGATGTGGTGATATTCAAGCCGGGCGCCAACTCGAATGGATCGTCGTGAACGGCCGCGGTGGTTACGCGTCCGCCGCCGTCAATCAGATGCTGACGCGACGATATCATGGCTTGCTGGTTGCGGCCGTCGAACCGCCGGTGGGCCGCTATGTCCTCCTCGCGAAGCTGGAAGCCACGGCTGTCGTGGATGGCTTGACGTATGAACTGGGCACAAATGATTTCCCCGAAGTCGTCGCGCCCAATGGATATCGCCTGCTGGATTCGTTCTCACTTCGCCCATTTCCCACATGGCGATGGCGCGTGGGGGATTCGCTGATTGAGCAATCGCTCTGCACAGTCGAAGGCGAGGATACCACCTATGTTCGATATCGGCTGCTTCAGGGCGACACGCCCGTGACACTCACGGTTCGGCCACTCTGCACAAGCCGCCATTTTCATCATTTGAAGCGGGCAACCGATTTACGCGAACCAACAGTCCAGGCCGATGCCGGCGGATTGACCGTCAAGTGGGACGACGGATTGCCCTCCATGCGGCTGTCGCATAACGGCCAGTTTCGCCCGCGGTCCGACTGGTACTACAATTTCGAACTGGCGACCGAGCGCGACCGAGGCTACGACTTTGCCCAGGATCTATTCATGCCCGGTCCGATCACCATGACGCTGCGGCGCGGCGACGCGAACGGTATGATCTTCGCCGCATCGACCCATCACGAGAGAACCTGGCAGGCGCACGAATCCGCCTTTGCGGCCGCCGCCGAACGCGACGAAGACATTCTTGCGGCGACGCCTGAATCCGAACCGCTCGTCTCCGCACTCGCACGGGCGAGCGGCGATTTCATTGTGCGCCGCGATGACTTGTACACCGTTATCGCCGGCTATCCGTGGTTCGAGGATTGGGGTCGGGATACTTTCATTTCGCTGCCTGGGCTATGTCTTGTAACCGGTCGATTCGAACAGGCTCGCGACATCATCAGGACGTTTGCCGGATACGTTGATCAGGGGATGATTCCCAACCGGTTTCCATCCTACGGGGAGCCGCCGACCTACAACACGGTCGACGGCACGCTGTGGTACGTTCATGCGATCGGCCGATATCTGGCCTACTCCGGTGACTGGAGCTTTATCGCCAATGAGATTTATCCGGTCGTCACGCAAATCATCGAATGGCACGAAAAGGGCACGCGCCACGGCATCCATCAGACGGAGGACGGCCTGCTTTTCTCCGGTGAGGAAGGATATGCGCTAACATGGATGGATGCTCGTTTCGGGGACCGCTCCATCACTCCCCGCATCGGCAAGGCCGTGGAAATCTGTGCGCTATGGTACAACGCACTCCGCATAGCCGCTTCCTTCGCGGATCGAATGCAGGACACCGCCCGCGCAAAGCGCTGGCGCGCGACGGCCGATCTGGCGCATGCGTCGTTTAATGAGCGGTTCTGGCGACGTGATCTCTGCTGTCTGTACGATGTGGTGGACGTGAATGGACGCCAGGGCGAAACCGATGGATCCGTACGGCCGAACCAACTCATGGCCATCAGCCTGACCTATCCGGTGCTCGAAGAATCCCGTCGTCGAGCCGTTGTTGCAATGTGCGAACGCGATCTGCTGACCCCAATGGGTCTGCGAACGCTTTCACCATCCGATCCGAACTATCGCGCGCATTACCAAGGAAGCGTGGAAGCGCGTGACGAAGCCTATCATCAGGGAACCGTCTGGCCCTGGCTGCTTGGACCGTTCGTCACGGCCTATATCCGCGCCTACGAGGGCCTGGAGACCGCACGAAAAAAGGCACGTGTTTTCCTCGACGGCCTGCTATTCCACCTCGAAGAAGCCGGCATCGGCAGCATCAGCGAAGTGGCGGATGGCGATCCGCCGCATATGCCGGGAGGCTGCCCTTGGCAGGCGTGGAGCGTTGCGGAACCGCTGCGTGCGCTCTGCGAGGACATCCTCGCCACGCATCCGATGCAGCCCTCGCGCAAGGACGCAAGCTCGCCGCAGCGTGTTCCGGCCGGAACAACCGGCGTGCGCTGA
- a CDS encoding alcohol dehydrogenase catalytic domain-containing protein, whose amino-acid sequence MRLRTRLGGVCGTDLALVALRNHPNTILQQYASFPAVLGHENVAEIVEIGSAVSGWHIGQRVCVDPAVGCQGRGISPPCRACTNGVPSVCESPGGNGFPPRALLGLNSVTGGSWAEYFVAHASQLHATPEGIPDETAVLVDPIASAAHAVLRRRPQPGEDILVHGSGIISIGVIASIRTLGHDNRVTAIVRHQFQGELARRYGADKAIVLPRRTRRIDRYKAVAADTNGIRMDGRMGNQSLIGGYELTYDCSGNAAGLVDALMWTRGRGTLVAVGTTGIAMHDSTPIWFDELSVIGASGRQIEQLDGRRIHTYDLVFEWLQSGRLDLSALPQARYPLSRYREGLAALLNRSRRPIMKVVFDPRE is encoded by the coding sequence GTGAGACTGCGAACGCGCCTCGGGGGCGTGTGCGGGACCGATCTTGCACTCGTCGCGCTGCGCAACCACCCCAACACCATACTCCAGCAGTATGCATCATTTCCCGCGGTCCTCGGACATGAAAACGTCGCTGAGATTGTCGAGATTGGATCGGCGGTTAGCGGTTGGCACATTGGACAACGCGTGTGCGTTGACCCGGCGGTCGGCTGCCAGGGACGAGGGATCAGTCCGCCCTGCCGTGCTTGCACGAATGGCGTTCCCTCGGTCTGTGAGTCGCCCGGTGGAAACGGCTTTCCACCACGTGCATTGCTCGGCTTGAATTCGGTCACGGGCGGCAGCTGGGCGGAATATTTCGTCGCGCACGCCTCGCAACTTCATGCCACGCCCGAGGGCATTCCGGATGAAACGGCCGTTCTGGTTGATCCCATCGCATCGGCAGCGCATGCCGTGCTTCGAAGGCGGCCGCAACCGGGCGAGGACATACTGGTACATGGCTCCGGGATTATCTCGATCGGCGTGATTGCATCGATTCGCACGCTGGGTCATGACAACCGCGTGACAGCAATCGTCAGGCATCAATTTCAGGGAGAACTCGCGCGACGATATGGAGCCGACAAAGCGATCGTTCTTCCGCGGCGGACACGACGAATCGATCGATACAAGGCCGTTGCTGCCGACACGAACGGCATCCGCATGGATGGACGCATGGGGAATCAGAGTCTGATCGGCGGCTACGAATTGACATACGACTGCTCGGGCAACGCGGCGGGGCTGGTGGACGCGCTCATGTGGACGCGCGGCCGAGGTACGCTCGTTGCCGTCGGCACAACCGGCATCGCGATGCACGACTCCACGCCCATCTGGTTCGACGAACTCAGTGTGATCGGCGCAAGCGGCCGACAGATCGAACAACTCGATGGCCGGAGGATTCACACCTATGATCTGGTTTTCGAGTGGCTTCAGTCCGGGCGACTCGATCTTTCGGCGCTGCCTCAGGCGCGCTATCCGTTGTCCCGATACCGGGAAGGCCTTGCAGCACTGCTGAATCGATCGCGTCGGCCAATCATGAAGGTCGTTTTTGATCCCCGCGAATAG
- a CDS encoding methyltransferase domain-containing protein, producing the protein MLALSRKVIAYQREFGVVRTVKHAVHRLAEQWYERRLGIRSADYIQLPELGIHNAQCKPYAPAEHRTLRRIMNSLEIRPGEDVFIDFGSGMGRVVVVAATYPFKRVMGIEIAPQLDIVARENVRRARPHLRCHDIELIAADANSFALPHDVSVIFIYNSFVGQILSNVLDNIRRSIDEAPRRVTLVYANPRHFEAELQARPWLRKMRELRAPYTGQRVYVCENIG; encoded by the coding sequence ATGTTGGCATTGTCAAGGAAAGTGATCGCCTATCAACGAGAGTTCGGTGTCGTTCGAACGGTCAAACATGCCGTACATCGACTCGCAGAGCAGTGGTACGAGCGGAGACTGGGAATTCGCTCCGCCGATTACATCCAATTGCCGGAACTGGGCATTCACAACGCGCAGTGCAAACCCTACGCGCCTGCCGAACATCGCACGCTGCGGCGGATCATGAACAGTCTGGAGATCCGTCCCGGTGAGGACGTCTTCATCGATTTCGGGTCAGGAATGGGTCGCGTTGTTGTCGTGGCCGCAACCTATCCGTTCAAGCGCGTCATGGGAATCGAAATTGCGCCGCAACTGGACATCGTTGCCCGCGAGAATGTTCGTCGTGCTCGGCCGCACCTTCGATGCCACGATATCGAACTCATCGCGGCTGACGCGAACTCATTCGCGCTGCCTCATGACGTGAGCGTCATTTTCATCTATAACTCATTCGTGGGTCAGATCCTCTCAAACGTGCTGGATAATATCCGCCGTTCGATTGACGAGGCTCCGCGCCGAGTGACGCTTGTTTATGCAAATCCACGACACTTCGAGGCCGAACTCCAAGCGCGGCCATGGCTCCGCAAGATGCGGGAATTGCGAGCTCCCTACACAGGTCAGCGCGTCTACGTCTGCGAGAACATCGGCTGA
- a CDS encoding trypsin-like peptidase domain-containing protein, with the protein MTCKRMPRHLADLRSQPIVCLVLIAIAIGMAVAGRMTIGGEQPQADRNQFEKLLDLAEHAIVTVKYVSKTSYGEETDESDEEFYAVMIEPTGLVLCSASQMSSGWGGQSVPKDIKILIGDDTEGVEAKVLAKDSELDLLWLQITNPDKKGYNCIKFDRSATPRLGDWIYSIEKKGKYYDRAAIISEDRVGGILKKPRDLVAPSRGVFSDIGMPVFAANGGLVGMFVMHSSDSGALDAGESEWSDTEYMVLPTESLKKATEQAKKHHAMKENATADSSEEDE; encoded by the coding sequence ATGACTTGCAAACGGATGCCACGACACCTCGCGGACCTTCGCAGCCAGCCGATAGTGTGCCTCGTTCTGATCGCGATTGCGATCGGCATGGCCGTCGCCGGGCGCATGACGATCGGCGGCGAGCAGCCCCAGGCGGATCGAAACCAGTTCGAGAAACTACTCGACCTTGCTGAACATGCGATCGTGACCGTGAAATATGTGAGCAAGACGAGCTATGGCGAGGAGACCGACGAAAGCGATGAAGAGTTCTACGCCGTGATGATCGAGCCGACGGGCCTTGTGCTCTGTTCGGCCTCTCAGATGTCGTCCGGCTGGGGCGGTCAGTCGGTCCCGAAAGACATCAAGATTCTGATCGGCGATGACACCGAAGGTGTTGAAGCAAAGGTGCTCGCAAAAGACAGCGAGTTGGACCTGCTCTGGCTGCAGATCACAAACCCCGACAAGAAGGGATACAACTGCATCAAGTTCGATCGCTCAGCCACGCCGCGTCTGGGAGACTGGATTTACTCAATCGAAAAGAAGGGCAAGTACTACGACCGGGCAGCAATCATCAGTGAAGACCGCGTCGGTGGCATTCTTAAGAAGCCGCGCGACCTCGTCGCGCCGAGCCGTGGTGTTTTCAGCGATATCGGCATGCCGGTCTTCGCGGCGAATGGCGGACTAGTCGGCATGTTTGTCATGCACTCGTCGGACTCCGGCGCACTGGACGCGGGCGAGTCCGAATGGAGCGATACGGAATACATGGTGCTTCCGACTGAATCGCTGAAAAAGGCGACGGAGCAGGCGAAAAAGCACCATGCCATGAAAGAGAATGCGACGGCCGATTCGAGCGAGGAAGACGAGTAA
- a CDS encoding 6-phosphofructokinase: MATPTIKRIGILTGGGDCPGLNAVIRAVTKTAILDHKWEVFGIEDGFLGLIENRIRPMDWESVSNILTRGGTVLGTSNKADPARFAVGTNDQGQPIFKDVRDRAMANYNAHKLDAVVVVGGDGTMTCANNLTGMGFRCVGVPKTIDNDLMHTNTTFGFQTAVEIATEAIDRLHTTAASHHRVIVVELMGRNAGWITLHAGLAGGCDIVLIPEIPYDIGVLCEVCKHRMETHRACTLVAVSEGAKPLGGQAVIQQTIADSPDPVRYGGIAHVLTRQLEMCSGIESRAVVLGHVQRGGTPCAADRVLATRFGHAAIDLLSTGQFNRMVVIQHGQTGSVSIADVAGRQRTIEPENELLRVARSIGTCLGY, encoded by the coding sequence ATGGCAACACCGACTATCAAACGCATCGGCATCCTCACCGGCGGCGGCGACTGCCCGGGTCTGAACGCCGTGATCCGCGCCGTCACCAAGACGGCCATACTCGATCACAAATGGGAGGTATTCGGTATCGAGGACGGTTTCCTGGGATTGATTGAGAATCGAATTCGTCCAATGGATTGGGAAAGTGTCAGCAACATTCTCACCCGGGGCGGCACGGTCCTGGGCACATCCAACAAAGCCGACCCCGCACGGTTCGCGGTCGGCACGAATGACCAGGGACAGCCGATATTCAAGGATGTCCGCGACCGGGCGATGGCCAATTACAACGCTCATAAACTAGACGCCGTTGTCGTGGTCGGTGGTGACGGGACCATGACATGCGCGAATAACCTGACAGGCATGGGATTTCGGTGTGTCGGCGTACCAAAGACGATTGACAACGACCTGATGCATACGAACACCACGTTCGGATTCCAGACTGCCGTTGAAATCGCCACGGAAGCGATCGATCGACTGCACACGACCGCGGCAAGCCATCACCGTGTCATCGTCGTCGAATTGATGGGCCGCAATGCCGGCTGGATTACGTTGCACGCCGGCCTGGCAGGCGGCTGTGACATCGTGCTGATTCCTGAAATTCCGTATGATATCGGCGTGCTTTGCGAAGTATGCAAGCACCGCATGGAGACGCACCGGGCATGCACCCTGGTTGCCGTGTCGGAGGGTGCGAAACCACTCGGCGGCCAGGCCGTCATTCAGCAGACGATCGCCGACAGCCCGGACCCGGTCCGATACGGAGGCATCGCCCATGTACTGACGCGACAGCTCGAAATGTGCTCCGGAATCGAGTCCCGCGCCGTGGTGCTGGGCCACGTCCAGCGCGGCGGCACGCCCTGCGCGGCGGATCGCGTCCTGGCGACGCGTTTCGGCCATGCCGCGATCGACCTGCTGTCGACCGGTCAATTCAATCGGATGGTGGTTATCCAGCATGGCCAGACTGGCAGCGTGTCCATCGCAGACGTCGCGGGCCGCCAGCGAACGATTGAGCCGGAAAACGAATTGCTGCGAGTTGCTCGGTCGATCGGGACCTGCCTCGGGTATTAA
- a CDS encoding glycosyltransferase family 39 protein → MLGLRMLVLEHPHPVHPDEMAFIAGIGYPADYPVHHPGYALWVALGMSLARFGVEPYWAFAVWSLLASVVSPAVAFLIFRRFMSGSVAFWSALAFGASPLMWFSSVTALTYCTSTALGLFIVLACVRAVSTGSRALILVAAALMALSCLLRVDLVLYLFLLVLLSERWVGRKTLPALTLGFTLLGFVMLYAAGWWLYGRGDPASASARLAHTREILFGQSVFRAGLVDGLIRNAVKILVNLGWNFAAALPVLLAIAVSSRRRIRGVDLPSPGAAPTAGWLTACWVGPGLTLLLLTHVVQGYFLPLLGAGYLGIGAYVSRRVEPRRRTWATATVAILTAAQFIVYPWSSESAGWKRIVDGKIGFISRAGLLHIDLRGRIHEDGDFWRTPAHDLTRPGDPPLRS, encoded by the coding sequence ATGCTCGGCCTTCGGATGCTGGTCTTGGAACATCCGCACCCGGTGCATCCCGATGAGATGGCTTTCATCGCCGGGATTGGGTATCCGGCCGATTACCCCGTGCATCATCCCGGCTACGCGCTATGGGTTGCACTGGGAATGTCGCTCGCCCGTTTCGGTGTCGAGCCGTATTGGGCTTTTGCAGTCTGGTCGTTGCTCGCTTCCGTGGTCTCACCGGCTGTCGCGTTTCTGATTTTTCGACGATTCATGTCGGGCTCGGTCGCCTTCTGGTCGGCACTGGCTTTCGGTGCGAGTCCGCTGATGTGGTTTTCGTCAGTCACGGCCCTGACCTATTGCACCTCAACGGCCCTGGGGTTGTTCATCGTCCTGGCATGCGTCCGCGCTGTATCGACTGGGAGTCGGGCTTTGATTCTGGTCGCAGCCGCGCTGATGGCGCTGTCGTGCCTGTTGCGCGTCGACCTCGTCCTTTATCTTTTTCTGCTCGTATTGCTGTCGGAGCGATGGGTCGGTCGCAAGACTCTGCCAGCTTTGACGTTGGGGTTCACCCTGCTCGGTTTCGTGATGCTCTATGCTGCCGGCTGGTGGCTCTACGGTCGTGGCGATCCCGCGTCCGCATCGGCGCGACTGGCGCACACCCGCGAAATTCTTTTCGGCCAGAGTGTGTTTCGGGCCGGTCTGGTTGACGGTCTGATTCGAAACGCGGTCAAGATTCTGGTCAATCTGGGATGGAACTTCGCCGCGGCTCTTCCGGTATTGCTGGCGATCGCCGTATCGTCACGCCGGAGAATTCGCGGCGTGGACTTGCCTTCACCCGGCGCGGCTCCGACCGCCGGCTGGCTCACCGCATGTTGGGTCGGGCCGGGGCTCACGCTTTTGTTGCTGACCCATGTCGTTCAGGGCTACTTCCTGCCTCTGCTCGGGGCGGGCTACCTCGGCATCGGTGCGTACGTCAGCCGTCGCGTGGAACCCCGCCGGAGAACATGGGCCACGGCGACAGTCGCGATCCTCACAGCCGCGCAGTTCATTGTGTACCCCTGGTCGAGCGAAAGCGCGGGCTGGAAGCGCATCGTCGACGGAAAAATCGGATTTATCAGCCGCGCGGGGCTGTTGCACATCGATCTGCGCGGTCGCATTCATGAGGATGGCGATTTCTGGCGCACCCCGGCGCATGATCTGACAAGGCCCGGCGATCCACCACTGCGCTCTTAA
- the polX gene encoding DNA polymerase/3'-5' exonuclease PolX, which translates to MRNKEVSAVLDDIADLLEITGEQSFRINSYRRAARTVKDLTQDIEDLARAGELGMLPGIGKGMASKIEEFLADGRIGMHDELLATVPSGLPALLGISGMGPKKVALAWKQLGVTCIGDLKRVIASGEFVKLKGMGAKSVDQIAKGIELLERTSGRTPLGIAWPLAEELAGAMRAVKGVRRVEIAGSLRRGCETIGDVDLLCEADDGPSVVGAFVALPQSRRVLASGDTKGSILVQRRDGAEIQVDCRVVPGESFGAALQYFTGNKAHNIRLREMASRRGWKLNEWGLFDGEKRLAGADETGIYERLGVLCVPPEQREDRGELDLKVPTALIELADIRGDLHCHTTASDGTADAQTMASAACERGYQYIAITDHSKSSAIANGLAIDRMWRQIEKIKSLNHEHDRITVLVGCECDILADGSLDYPDNLLAACDFVVASIHNAMKQDRDRVTKRMLDAIDHPCVNVIGHPTTRLIGRREAMDMDIASIAARAAETGTALEINASWQRLDLCDLHIRIAMEAGAQFCINTDAHSIAQFDQMIYGIKTARRGWVTARDVVNTLPLPSLRKWVARKRKRSQ; encoded by the coding sequence ATGAGAAACAAGGAAGTTTCTGCCGTTCTCGACGACATTGCCGACCTGCTCGAAATCACTGGCGAGCAGTCATTCCGGATCAATTCCTATCGCCGCGCCGCTCGCACCGTCAAAGATCTCACGCAGGATATCGAAGACCTGGCTCGCGCCGGTGAGTTAGGAATGTTGCCGGGGATCGGCAAGGGGATGGCGTCGAAAATCGAAGAGTTTCTCGCCGACGGCCGCATCGGGATGCACGATGAATTGCTCGCGACCGTGCCGTCCGGCTTGCCTGCGCTGCTGGGCATTTCCGGAATGGGACCCAAGAAGGTCGCGCTCGCATGGAAGCAGTTGGGAGTGACCTGCATAGGGGATCTGAAACGAGTCATTGCGTCCGGTGAATTTGTGAAGCTGAAGGGAATGGGGGCCAAAAGCGTCGATCAGATCGCTAAGGGCATCGAGCTTCTGGAACGGACAAGCGGCCGGACACCTCTGGGAATCGCTTGGCCGTTGGCCGAGGAACTGGCCGGTGCGATGCGAGCGGTCAAGGGCGTTCGTCGCGTGGAAATTGCCGGCAGCCTGCGGCGCGGCTGCGAGACAATCGGCGATGTGGATCTGCTGTGCGAGGCGGACGATGGACCGTCAGTAGTTGGCGCGTTTGTCGCGTTGCCGCAAAGTCGTCGGGTGCTCGCTTCCGGTGATACGAAGGGATCGATCCTCGTGCAGCGGCGTGACGGCGCCGAAATCCAGGTCGATTGTCGAGTCGTGCCCGGAGAATCATTCGGTGCCGCGCTTCAGTATTTCACGGGCAACAAGGCGCATAACATTCGTTTGCGCGAGATGGCATCACGTCGCGGCTGGAAGCTCAACGAATGGGGCTTGTTCGATGGCGAAAAACGCCTCGCGGGCGCGGACGAGACTGGAATTTATGAGCGTCTCGGAGTCCTCTGCGTGCCGCCCGAGCAGCGAGAGGACCGCGGCGAGCTTGATCTGAAAGTGCCGACCGCACTGATCGAGCTGGCCGACATCCGCGGTGACCTGCATTGCCATACGACCGCCAGTGACGGAACCGCCGATGCCCAGACGATGGCATCGGCCGCCTGTGAACGCGGCTATCAGTACATCGCCATCACCGATCATTCGAAATCCAGCGCGATCGCCAACGGACTGGCGATCGACCGCATGTGGCGTCAGATCGAGAAGATCAAATCGCTGAATCATGAGCACGATCGCATCACGGTGCTCGTCGGCTGTGAGTGCGACATCCTCGCGGATGGTTCGCTGGATTATCCAGATAATCTGCTTGCCGCCTGTGATTTTGTTGTCGCAAGTATTCACAACGCCATGAAGCAGGATCGCGATCGCGTTACCAAACGCATGCTCGACGCGATCGACCATCCGTGCGTGAATGTGATCGGCCATCCGACGACCCGTCTGATCGGTCGCCGCGAGGCGATGGATATGGACATCGCTTCGATTGCCGCACGCGCCGCGGAGACAGGCACGGCGCTGGAGATCAACGCATCATGGCAGCGGCTCGACCTGTGCGACCTTCATATTCGCATCGCGATGGAGGCCGGGGCCCAATTTTGCATCAACACAGATGCGCATTCCATCGCGCAATTTGACCAGATGATCTACGGAATCAAGACGGCTCGTCGCGGCTGGGTTACGGCCCGGGATGTCGTTAACACGTTGCCGTTGCCGAGCTTGCGGAAATGGGTCGCCCGAAAGCGCAAGCGGTCTCAATAG
- the groL gene encoding chaperonin GroEL (60 kDa chaperone family; promotes refolding of misfolded polypeptides especially under stressful conditions; forms two stacked rings of heptamers to form a barrel-shaped 14mer; ends can be capped by GroES; misfolded proteins enter the barrel where they are refolded when GroES binds), which yields MGAKQVVFREDARSALLTGVQKLSSAVKATLGPRGRTAIIDKGWGAPTVTKDGVTVAEEIELSDKYENLGAQLVKEASSKTSDAAGDGTTTATVLAEAIFKEGLRVVTAGADAMAVCRGIEKAVRAVSAEIQSMSRPVKADSKDVEDIIRVASISANNDREVGEKLADCFKQVGKDGVITIDEGKSLETTVEVVEGMQFDRGYLSPHFVTDPDEMECVLEKAFVLVFEEKISNVTKLVPLLEKVAKTKRPLLIIAEDVEGEALALLVVNKLRGILQVAAVKAPGYGDRRKAMMEDIAVLTGGKPIFKDLGIEMDGINIADLGQAKKIQISADNTTIIEGAGSSKEIQGRIELIRREIDATTSDYDREKLQERLAKLAGGVAQILVGAATEGEMKEKKARYEDALHATRAAVEEGIVPGGGVALLRARSAIDKVRASGDDEKAGVNVVRQAILAPIMTIASNAGVEPGVVVHKVEGKSGAFGYNALTDSYEDLVKAGVIDPAKVVRTALQNAGSVARILLTTDCCVTSKPEENAGAGHDHDHDDEMGGMGGMGGMGGMGGMGGMGGMGGMM from the coding sequence ATGGGTGCAAAGCAAGTTGTTTTCAGGGAGGACGCTCGGTCGGCTCTGTTGACCGGCGTTCAGAAGCTGTCGTCGGCGGTCAAGGCGACCCTCGGTCCCCGCGGGCGAACCGCGATCATCGACAAGGGCTGGGGCGCGCCGACGGTCACCAAGGATGGTGTGACGGTCGCGGAAGAGATTGAACTTTCTGATAAGTATGAAAACCTCGGCGCACAACTTGTGAAGGAAGCGTCGAGCAAGACATCCGACGCGGCCGGCGACGGCACCACGACTGCGACGGTGCTGGCGGAGGCCATTTTCAAGGAGGGGCTTCGAGTCGTTACGGCGGGCGCGGACGCGATGGCGGTTTGCCGCGGCATTGAGAAGGCGGTTCGCGCCGTCTCCGCAGAGATCCAATCGATGTCTCGCCCTGTGAAGGCGGATTCGAAGGATGTGGAAGACATTATTCGGGTCGCGTCGATCTCCGCGAACAATGATCGCGAGGTTGGCGAGAAACTGGCGGACTGCTTCAAGCAGGTCGGCAAGGATGGGGTCATCACGATCGATGAGGGCAAGAGCCTTGAAACGACCGTTGAGGTCGTTGAGGGCATGCAATTCGATCGCGGCTATCTTTCGCCTCACTTCGTGACCGATCCGGATGAAATGGAATGCGTTCTGGAAAAAGCGTTCGTCCTGGTCTTCGAAGAGAAGATTTCGAATGTGACCAAGCTGGTTCCGCTGCTTGAGAAGGTGGCGAAGACCAAGCGGCCGCTGCTTATCATCGCGGAAGATGTCGAGGGTGAGGCACTTGCGCTGCTGGTCGTAAACAAGCTTCGGGGCATTCTCCAGGTGGCCGCGGTGAAGGCGCCGGGCTACGGCGATCGGCGCAAGGCCATGATGGAAGACATCGCGGTTCTCACGGGCGGCAAGCCGATTTTCAAGGATCTCGGCATCGAGATGGACGGCATCAACATCGCCGATCTGGGCCAGGCCAAGAAGATTCAGATCAGCGCGGACAATACGACAATCATTGAGGGTGCCGGCTCATCGAAGGAAATTCAGGGTCGCATCGAGTTGATTCGCCGTGAGATCGATGCGACGACCAGTGACTATGATCGCGAGAAGCTTCAGGAACGCCTCGCGAAACTCGCAGGCGGTGTGGCTCAGATTCTGGTCGGAGCGGCCACAGAGGGCGAGATGAAGGAAAAGAAGGCTCGCTACGAAGACGCTTTGCACGCGACGCGAGCTGCGGTGGAAGAGGGCATCGTTCCGGGCGGCGGTGTGGCATTACTCCGTGCGCGGTCGGCAATTGACAAGGTTCGAGCCAGCGGGGACGACGAGAAGGCCGGCGTCAACGTGGTTCGCCAGGCAATTCTCGCCCCGATCATGACGATCGCATCGAATGCCGGCGTCGAGCCGGGCGTGGTCGTTCACAAGGTCGAGGGCAAATCCGGGGCGTTTGGCTACAACGCTCTCACGGATTCCTACGAGGACCTCGTGAAGGCAGGCGTCATCGATCCCGCCAAGGTCGTTCGAACGGCATTGCAGAATGCCGGCAGTGTGGCACGCATTCTGTTGACGACTGACTGCTGCGTGACGTCGAAGCCGGAAGAGAACGCCGGCGCCGGCCATGATCATGACCATGACGACGAGATGGGCGGCATGGGTGGAATGGGCGGCATGGGCGGCATGGGTGGCATGGGCGGCATGGGCGGCATGGGCGGCATGATGTAA